A window of the Mucilaginibacter sp. cycad4 genome harbors these coding sequences:
- a CDS encoding polysaccharide deacetylase family protein — MKRLIFFLLLIISITANAQQTKRKKAIIVLTYDDGINSQLNIAIPQLDSAHLTATFFLMGNMNDATLPRWREVGKKGYELANHTLYHPCLLTNVKANPANNSAIYTPYMMLREINEMNTLLFALDGKTGGRTYAYPCTEVEVGGINYVDTLRKAGLAKYARIGGGPDAVITDFKNLDPLKVPSWGVTGNPVTGDALIDFVKKVQQSGGLGIFMFHGVGGDYLVTPADAHRQLLKYLSQHRNEIEVTTFMKAMDEVIAAK; from the coding sequence ATGAAAAGATTGATTTTCTTTTTATTACTCATCATATCGATTACGGCCAATGCACAGCAAACCAAGCGCAAGAAAGCCATCATTGTACTTACTTATGACGATGGTATCAACTCGCAATTAAACATTGCCATCCCTCAGCTTGATTCGGCACACCTTACGGCTACGTTCTTTTTAATGGGTAACATGAACGACGCTACTTTGCCCCGCTGGCGCGAAGTGGGTAAAAAGGGGTATGAGCTTGCCAATCATACGCTGTACCACCCTTGTTTGCTAACCAACGTAAAAGCCAATCCGGCCAATAATTCGGCTATTTATACACCATACATGATGCTGCGTGAGATTAATGAAATGAATACCCTGCTTTTCGCGCTCGATGGTAAAACCGGCGGCCGTACCTATGCTTACCCTTGTACCGAAGTTGAAGTTGGCGGGATCAATTATGTAGATACCCTGCGTAAAGCCGGGCTGGCAAAATATGCCCGCATAGGTGGCGGACCGGATGCTGTGATCACTGATTTCAAAAACCTCGACCCTTTAAAAGTACCCTCATGGGGTGTTACAGGCAACCCGGTTACCGGCGATGCATTGATAGATTTTGTGAAGAAAGTACAGCAAAGCGGCGGACTGGGCATCTTCATGTTTCACGGTGTAGGCGGCGATTATCTGGTTACCCCTGCCGATGCCCACCGGCAACTGCTTAAGTATTTAAGCCAGCACCGAAACGAAATTGAGGTAACTACGTTTATGAAAGCCATGGATGAGGTGATAGCGGCTAAATAA
- the rhaT gene encoding L-rhamnose/proton symporter RhaT, which yields MQVILGVIFHFIGGFASGSFYIPYKKIKGWAWESYWIVGGIFSWLIVPPLAAWLTIPGFADIISHTDTATLGWTYIMGLLWGIGGLTYGLGVRYLGVSLGSTIILGLCSVFGSIIPSVYYDIFPKEGKDTFTLMLHTQWGQMVLLGIVLCVVGIIICGKAGMMKEQELSADKTIAQENKDYRFGLGILVAVVSGILSACFNFGIEAGKPMADTANQIWQAAHPGQGNFLFSNNVTYIIILWGGLTTNFIWCMVLNARNKTFDNYTDKKTPLLKNYLFAALAGTTWFLQFFFYGMGESKMGNGASSWILHMAFIILIANTWGLVLKEWKGVSKKAFATVIAGIAVIVISVLVVGYGNKIKPEKPTVKAELNKPTIKTNQ from the coding sequence ATGCAAGTAATTTTAGGGGTCATCTTCCATTTTATCGGTGGCTTTGCTTCGGGGAGCTTTTACATCCCCTACAAAAAAATAAAAGGCTGGGCCTGGGAAAGCTACTGGATAGTAGGCGGCATTTTTTCATGGCTCATTGTACCGCCGCTGGCAGCATGGCTTACAATTCCGGGCTTTGCCGATATTATAAGTCATACAGATACTGCTACCCTTGGCTGGACATATATCATGGGCTTGTTATGGGGCATTGGTGGTTTAACATACGGATTAGGCGTACGCTACTTGGGAGTATCGCTGGGGAGTACCATTATACTGGGCTTATGCTCGGTTTTCGGGTCGATAATCCCGTCGGTGTATTATGATATTTTCCCGAAAGAGGGGAAAGACACTTTTACACTGATGCTGCACACCCAATGGGGACAGATGGTTTTGTTAGGCATTGTACTTTGCGTGGTGGGTATCATTATATGCGGTAAAGCAGGTATGATGAAAGAGCAAGAACTCTCGGCCGATAAAACCATAGCACAGGAAAATAAGGACTACCGCTTTGGCTTAGGTATACTGGTGGCAGTAGTATCGGGGATACTGAGTGCTTGTTTCAACTTCGGTATTGAAGCCGGGAAGCCAATGGCCGATACAGCTAACCAAATCTGGCAGGCGGCGCATCCGGGTCAAGGTAACTTCCTGTTTTCAAACAATGTAACCTACATTATTATACTGTGGGGCGGCTTAACCACTAACTTTATATGGTGTATGGTGCTAAACGCCCGCAATAAAACGTTTGATAATTATACCGATAAAAAAACACCCCTGCTTAAAAACTACCTGTTTGCGGCACTGGCCGGTACAACCTGGTTTTTACAGTTCTTTTTTTACGGTATGGGCGAAAGTAAAATGGGTAACGGCGCCAGCTCCTGGATCCTCCACATGGCTTTCATTATCCTGATAGCTAATACATGGGGCCTGGTACTTAAAGAGTGGAAAGGTGTAAGTAAAAAAGCATTCGCAACGGTAATAGCCGGTATAGCAGTAATTGTAATATCGGTACTGGTTGTGGGATATGGGAATAAGATAAAACCCGAAAAACCAACGGTAAAAGCCGAACTAAATAAGCCAACAATAAAAACAAATCAATAA
- a CDS encoding FGGY family carbohydrate kinase: MEPIPVIAVFDVGKTNKKLFLFDENYKIVFERTARFMETHDEDGDACENLDSLRLSVFDSLREIFKHKEFDLKAVNFSTYGASFVYVDEHGKPLTPLYNYLKPYPPELGRQFYENYGDEARFALETASPVLGNLNSGLQLYRLKYQQPEVFKRIKYALHLPQYMSYLISGQMVSDLTSIGCHTALWDFAKNSYHNWLNDEGILPKMAPLHPADSVLPAEFPGSTYKVGIGLHDSSAALIPYLVSFNMPFVLISTGTWSISLNPFNQTPLTADELKHDCLNYLQYKGSPVKASRLFTGYEYEQQVKRIAAHFNHDEIRYRTINYDPAIAARLNNQPALQATENNGQLQKSAFEQRDLNSFANDVEAYHQLMIDIIAQQTISTNYVLNGCTVKRIFVDGGFSKNSVFMHLLALAFPHLEVYAASMAQATAVGTALAIHHAWNTKTLPHDLIELKYYSGVQSEVV, encoded by the coding sequence ATGGAGCCGATACCTGTTATAGCCGTTTTTGATGTGGGTAAAACCAACAAGAAGCTGTTCCTGTTTGATGAGAACTATAAGATAGTTTTTGAACGGACGGCCCGCTTCATGGAAACCCACGACGAGGATGGCGACGCATGTGAAAACCTCGACAGCTTAAGGTTGTCGGTGTTTGACTCATTGCGCGAAATTTTTAAGCATAAAGAGTTCGATCTTAAGGCGGTCAACTTCTCCACTTACGGCGCCAGCTTTGTCTACGTTGATGAACACGGCAAGCCGCTTACTCCACTGTATAATTACCTCAAACCATATCCGCCGGAACTGGGCAGGCAGTTTTATGAAAACTATGGCGATGAAGCCAGGTTTGCTTTAGAAACCGCCTCGCCCGTTTTGGGCAACCTTAATTCGGGACTGCAGTTGTACAGGCTTAAATATCAACAGCCCGAAGTGTTTAAGCGGATTAAATATGCCCTGCATTTGCCTCAGTATATGAGCTACCTTATCAGCGGGCAAATGGTGAGCGACCTAACCAGTATTGGCTGCCATACCGCTCTATGGGATTTTGCTAAAAACAGCTATCATAACTGGCTCAATGACGAAGGGATCCTGCCTAAAATGGCCCCGCTACATCCTGCAGACAGTGTGCTTCCCGCCGAGTTTCCGGGCAGTACTTACAAGGTTGGCATTGGGCTGCATGATAGTTCGGCAGCGCTGATCCCTTACCTGGTAAGCTTTAATATGCCTTTTGTGCTGATTTCTACCGGTACATGGTCTATCAGTCTGAACCCTTTTAACCAAACGCCGCTTACCGCTGATGAGTTGAAGCACGATTGTCTTAATTACCTGCAATATAAAGGCAGCCCGGTAAAAGCATCGCGGTTGTTCACCGGCTACGAATATGAGCAGCAGGTAAAAAGGATAGCCGCTCATTTTAACCACGACGAGATCAGGTACCGTACCATAAATTATGATCCTGCAATTGCAGCCCGGCTAAATAATCAGCCCGCATTACAGGCAACTGAAAATAACGGACAGTTACAGAAATCGGCATTTGAACAACGCGATTTAAACAGCTTTGCCAACGATGTTGAAGCGTACCACCAACTCATGATAGATATTATTGCCCAACAAACCATATCAACCAATTATGTTTTAAATGGCTGCACGGTAAAGCGCATTTTTGTGGACGGTGGCTTTAGCAAAAACAGTGTTTTCATGCACTTGCTGGCGCTGGCCTTCCCTCATCTGGAAGTTTACGCCGCATCAATGGCACAGGCCACTGCTGTAGGTACAGCGCTGGCTATTCATCATGCCTGGAATACCAAAACACTGCCTCATGACCTCATCGAATTAAAATATTATTCGGGGGTGCAAAGCGAGGTTGTATAA
- a CDS encoding ThuA domain-containing protein produces the protein MINRTMINRVVLFVALIVMAVFTAVNANAQSNKNFKVIAFYTGRSDLAHISFVHEANRWFPKMAKKYNFTYDSTNNWANMNPEFLAKYQVVIFLDTRIDNPEQRAAFEQYMKKGGAWMGFHFSAFALTPSDFPQNWDWYHNEFLGSGQYVSNTWHPTPAILHVEDPNHPVTKGLPATFKTNPNEWYRWEHDLRKNPDIDILLAVDSTSFPLGTGPKQHEIWHSGYYPVAWTNKKYKMVYFNIGHNDMDYDGGTNKELSQTFENADVDKLIINSLLWLGRGK, from the coding sequence ATGATCAACCGAACTATGATTAACAGGGTAGTGCTATTTGTGGCTCTCATTGTTATGGCTGTTTTTACAGCGGTAAATGCTAACGCCCAAAGCAACAAAAATTTCAAAGTAATAGCCTTTTACACCGGCCGGAGCGACCTGGCGCATATCAGCTTTGTGCACGAGGCCAATCGCTGGTTTCCTAAAATGGCCAAAAAGTACAATTTTACCTACGACAGTACCAACAACTGGGCAAATATGAACCCTGAGTTTTTGGCCAAATACCAGGTAGTAATATTTTTAGATACCCGTATTGATAACCCCGAACAGCGTGCAGCTTTTGAACAGTATATGAAAAAGGGCGGCGCGTGGATGGGTTTCCACTTTTCGGCTTTCGCGCTTACTCCGTCTGATTTTCCTCAAAACTGGGACTGGTACCACAACGAATTTTTAGGCTCGGGCCAGTATGTAAGCAATACCTGGCACCCGACGCCTGCTATTTTACATGTGGAAGATCCCAATCACCCGGTAACCAAAGGTTTGCCGGCTACTTTTAAAACAAACCCTAACGAATGGTATCGTTGGGAGCATGACCTTCGCAAAAATCCGGATATCGATATCCTGCTGGCGGTTGATTCAACAAGTTTTCCCTTGGGTACAGGCCCAAAACAACACGAGATCTGGCATAGCGGTTACTACCCTGTAGCCTGGACTAATAAAAAATATAAAATGGTTTATTTCAACATTGGCCATAATGATATGGACTACGATGGCGGTACTAACAAAGAGCTTTCTCAAACCTTTGAAAATGCCGATGTTGATAAGCTGATCATTAATTCGCTGCTTTGGCTGGGTAGAGGGAAGTAG
- a CDS encoding bifunctional aldolase/short-chain dehydrogenase, producing MSSKTTEFKHVSYLWDEAKAAELEGDEVALLIYRSNLLGADLRLTNYGGGNTSCKLMSKDPLTGNDVEVMWIKGSGGDIGTLKKSGLAALYVDRLRSLKNIYRGVEFEDEMVELFNHCIYDLNSKAPSIDTPLHGFLPFKHIDHLHPDAAIAIAAAKDGKKITQELFNGTIGWVEWKKPGFELGLQLKQCLDENPGIRGIMLGSHGLFTWGDTAYESYMNTLEVIERCAEYLEENYGKKGPVFGGQKVESLDETGRKKQAAALAPVLRGFCSSYRHMVGHFTDDARVLEFINSNDLDRLAPLGTSCPDHFLRTKISPLVLDLAPGEDLGDVTALKARLAPAFEAYRQMYTDYYNTCKHDNSPAIRDTNPVIILYPGVGLFSFSKDKQTARVAAEFYTNAINVMKGAEAISEYTSLPRQEAFDIEYWLLEEAKLQRMPKPKALSGKIALITGSAGGIGKAIAKKFVDEGAVVILNDMNAERLEGAGDEFKKQYGKDSYTTAVLDVTKADQINEALEIAALAFGGVDIVVNNAGLSISKSIADHTEKDWDLLYDVLVKGQFFITQAAVAVMKKQDIGGDIINIVSKNALVSGPNNAGYGSAKSAQLHLSRLNAAELGTDKIRVNVVNPDAVISDSNIWAGGWAEGRAKAYGVTVDELPAYYAKRTLLNEVILPADIANACFAFTGGLLNKSTGNVLNVDGGVAMAFVR from the coding sequence ATGTCATCGAAAACAACTGAATTTAAACACGTAAGCTATTTGTGGGATGAAGCAAAAGCCGCCGAACTGGAAGGCGACGAAGTAGCCCTGCTCATATACCGCTCCAACCTTTTAGGTGCCGACCTGCGCCTTACCAACTATGGCGGCGGTAACACATCATGCAAGCTGATGAGTAAAGACCCGCTTACCGGCAACGATGTTGAGGTAATGTGGATCAAAGGCTCGGGCGGTGATATTGGCACGTTGAAAAAAAGCGGTTTAGCTGCCCTGTATGTTGATCGCCTTCGCAGCCTAAAAAACATTTACCGTGGGGTTGAGTTTGAAGATGAAATGGTTGAGTTATTTAATCATTGCATCTACGATCTTAACTCGAAAGCGCCATCTATTGATACGCCGCTTCATGGCTTTCTGCCATTCAAACACATTGATCACCTTCACCCTGATGCTGCCATCGCTATTGCTGCCGCAAAAGACGGTAAAAAAATAACCCAGGAGCTTTTTAACGGCACCATTGGCTGGGTTGAATGGAAAAAACCCGGCTTTGAACTTGGCCTGCAATTGAAACAATGCCTGGATGAAAATCCGGGGATCCGCGGTATTATGCTGGGCTCGCACGGTTTATTTACCTGGGGAGATACCGCTTACGAAAGCTACATGAACACGCTTGAAGTTATTGAGCGCTGCGCCGAATACCTGGAAGAAAACTATGGTAAAAAAGGCCCTGTTTTCGGTGGCCAAAAAGTTGAAAGCCTTGACGAAACCGGCCGTAAAAAACAGGCTGCTGCACTTGCACCTGTATTACGTGGTTTTTGCTCAAGCTACAGGCACATGGTAGGTCATTTTACTGATGATGCCCGCGTGCTGGAATTTATTAACTCCAATGACCTTGACCGTTTGGCTCCATTGGGTACCAGCTGTCCTGACCACTTTTTGCGGACTAAGATCAGTCCGCTGGTACTTGACCTTGCACCGGGTGAAGACCTTGGCGATGTAACCGCGTTAAAAGCACGTTTGGCCCCTGCTTTTGAGGCCTACCGCCAAATGTATACCGACTATTACAATACCTGCAAGCATGATAACAGCCCGGCCATCAGGGATACCAACCCGGTAATTATCCTTTACCCGGGTGTAGGCTTGTTCTCTTTTTCAAAAGATAAACAAACCGCCCGTGTTGCTGCCGAGTTTTATACCAACGCCATTAACGTAATGAAAGGTGCTGAGGCGATTTCTGAATATACTTCGCTGCCGCGCCAGGAAGCATTTGATATTGAGTACTGGTTATTGGAAGAGGCTAAATTACAACGGATGCCTAAGCCAAAAGCCTTGTCTGGCAAAATTGCCCTGATCACCGGCAGCGCAGGCGGCATCGGTAAAGCTATCGCCAAAAAATTTGTGGACGAGGGCGCGGTAGTTATTTTAAATGATATGAACGCTGAACGTTTGGAAGGTGCCGGCGACGAATTCAAAAAACAATACGGTAAAGATTCATACACCACAGCGGTACTTGACGTTACCAAAGCCGACCAGATAAACGAGGCACTTGAAATTGCTGCTTTAGCATTTGGCGGCGTGGATATCGTGGTAAACAATGCCGGTCTATCCATCTCCAAATCAATTGCAGACCATACCGAAAAAGATTGGGATTTGTTATATGATGTATTGGTTAAAGGCCAGTTCTTCATTACCCAGGCTGCAGTAGCTGTTATGAAAAAACAAGACATCGGCGGCGACATTATCAACATAGTAAGCAAAAACGCCTTAGTGAGCGGACCAAACAACGCCGGCTACGGCTCGGCAAAATCTGCACAGCTGCATCTGAGCAGGTTGAACGCTGCCGAATTGGGTACCGATAAGATCCGCGTAAACGTAGTTAACCCCGATGCCGTGATCAGCGACAGCAACATCTGGGCCGGCGGATGGGCAGAAGGCCGTGCTAAAGCTTACGGCGTTACTGTGGACGAACTGCCTGCTTACTATGCAAAACGTACATTATTGAACGAGGTAATACTACCTGCCGATATCGCTAATGCCTGTTTCGCCTTTACCGGCGGCCTGCTCAACAAATCAACCGGCAACGTGTTGAATGTTGATGGCGGTGTGGCGATGGCGTTTGTGAGGTAG
- a CDS encoding alpha/beta hydrolase, translating to MKKLKTVFNQVKSLNGAEAPDMLSLLWQLICYSPKMPVRLQQQQLLEEAKLFTLEVEDSHFSKSTLKFNGFIWGDGKRKIMITHGWGSKAADFAELITALKKIDNTQVIAFDAPGNGSSEGELSNLMLFAKAAEAVITTFGAPDVVIGHSLGAMANAIAIKETGIKPALLVSIAPLINLKENFIASLNAADVAQGLQDKFFTDFEALFDMKASEFTLHNLYPTHAITRHWLAYDPEDKIAPFAFLASFLTAHPEIETKVYEGRGHERIIKDDLVIADLVSLIG from the coding sequence ATGAAAAAGTTGAAAACGGTATTTAACCAGGTAAAATCTCTTAATGGTGCCGAAGCGCCTGATATGCTCAGCCTGCTGTGGCAATTGATCTGTTATTCGCCTAAAATGCCGGTGCGCTTGCAGCAACAGCAATTGCTTGAGGAAGCCAAACTTTTTACCCTTGAAGTTGAAGATTCGCATTTCAGTAAATCGACCTTAAAATTCAATGGTTTTATCTGGGGAGATGGAAAACGCAAGATCATGATCACTCACGGCTGGGGCTCAAAAGCTGCCGACTTTGCCGAACTCATTACCGCTTTAAAAAAAATTGATAATACACAGGTAATAGCTTTCGACGCGCCGGGCAACGGCAGCTCGGAAGGGGAGTTGTCAAACCTGATGCTCTTCGCCAAAGCAGCGGAAGCAGTGATCACAACTTTTGGTGCACCTGATGTAGTTATCGGTCATTCATTAGGAGCCATGGCCAATGCCATCGCCATAAAGGAAACCGGTATTAAACCAGCCTTGCTCGTCAGTATTGCCCCGCTAATCAATCTGAAAGAGAATTTCATAGCCAGCCTGAACGCAGCAGATGTAGCCCAGGGTTTGCAGGATAAATTCTTTACTGATTTTGAGGCGCTGTTTGATATGAAGGCGTCGGAGTTTACACTTCATAATTTATATCCCACCCATGCCATTACCCGGCATTGGTTAGCCTATGATCCGGAGGATAAAATTGCACCTTTCGCGTTCCTGGCGAGTTTTCTTACCGCTCATCCTGAAATTGAAACCAAAGTATACGAAGGCCGTGGCCATGAGCGCATTATCAAAGATGATCTTGTTATAGCAGATCTCGTTAGCCTGATAGGCTAA
- a CDS encoding IS3 family transposase produces MKDMYTRISLVRLCRLLGITRQAYYQHFWQQEASGIEDTLILQEVVSIRQDHRAMGGRKLYEKLHPFLLDHGIKMGRDALFDLLSANGLLVKKRRRRHVTTWSGHRFNRWPNIIRSLEVVRPNQLWVSDITYWKVKEEHLYISLITDAYSHKVVGYHLADTLETIETIQALKMALKDLPEQLPEALIHHSDRGVQYCTESYVKLLQDRYIKISMTENGDPLENAVAERMNGILKEEYLKHHRPENKQQAKQLLDRAIELYNKHRPHFSIGLLTPQHVHDKSLLPQKLWKNYYRKNTNIVNVSQDITTLVNT; encoded by the coding sequence ATGAAAGACATGTATACAAGGATCAGCCTTGTACGATTATGTCGGTTACTTGGTATTACCCGCCAGGCCTATTATCAGCACTTTTGGCAACAAGAAGCATCTGGAATAGAGGATACACTTATATTGCAGGAGGTTGTCAGCATTCGCCAAGACCACCGGGCAATGGGTGGCAGGAAGCTTTATGAAAAGCTGCACCCTTTTTTGCTTGATCATGGCATTAAAATGGGACGGGATGCACTGTTCGACCTGTTGTCAGCTAATGGACTGTTAGTAAAGAAACGCCGCAGGCGGCATGTGACGACCTGGTCGGGTCACCGGTTCAACAGATGGCCGAATATCATACGCAGCCTGGAGGTCGTCAGGCCTAACCAACTGTGGGTAAGCGATATCACCTACTGGAAAGTAAAAGAAGAACATTTGTACATCAGTTTGATAACGGACGCTTATTCGCACAAAGTAGTTGGCTATCATTTGGCTGATACCTTAGAAACGATCGAAACGATACAGGCCTTGAAAATGGCTTTAAAAGACCTGCCTGAACAATTGCCGGAGGCACTTATACATCACTCGGACCGGGGAGTGCAATATTGCACAGAAAGCTATGTAAAGCTATTACAGGACAGATACATCAAGATCAGTATGACCGAGAACGGTGACCCATTAGAGAATGCCGTTGCTGAACGAATGAACGGCATTCTTAAAGAAGAATATCTTAAGCATCACCGGCCTGAGAATAAGCAACAAGCAAAACAATTACTGGATAGAGCTATCGAGTTGTATAACAAACACCGGCCACACTTCAGTATCGGTCTGCTAACGCCCCAACATGTGCATGATAAAAGCTTGCTACCTCAAAAATTGTGGAAGAACTATTATCGCAAAAACACTAACATTGTAAACGTATCACAGGACATCACTACACTTGTAAATACATAA
- a CDS encoding sugar isomerase, with amino-acid sequence MQLEKYKIDEANHQQLKDHQRKFDFIAGDIKGLDTILQKLIDFNIAIPSWALGTGGTRFGRFSGGGEPRSLEEKIEDVGLIHALNRSSNSISLHIPWDIPSNASAVKAHAAQLGLHFDAVNSNTFQDQPSQKLSYKFGSLHHVDKAVRKQAVAHNIEVIKYGVELDSKALSVWLSDGSNFPGQLNMRGAFERTLESLQEIYDALPDDWKVWVEYKPYEPNFYSTTIGDWGQSYLLSSKLGQKAQTLVDLGHHLQGVNIEQIVSLLLMEGKLAGFHFNDSKYGDDDLTVGSINPYQLFLIFNELVEGMDARGMTHATSIGWMIDASHNVKDPIEDLLQSVEAIKIAYAQALLVDTPALVQAQQDNDVVQAQEILQHAYRTDVRPLLAEARLRAGGALDPLAVYRQQTIRQQLINERGAKAVSTGL; translated from the coding sequence ATGCAGTTAGAAAAATATAAAATTGATGAAGCCAATCATCAACAGCTAAAAGATCACCAGCGCAAATTTGATTTTATTGCCGGTGATATAAAGGGATTGGATACTATCCTGCAAAAACTGATTGATTTTAACATTGCTATACCAAGCTGGGCTTTAGGTACCGGCGGTACACGTTTCGGCAGGTTTTCGGGTGGCGGCGAGCCGCGCAGCCTGGAAGAAAAGATAGAAGATGTAGGTTTAATCCATGCGCTTAACCGTAGCAGCAACTCTATTTCGCTGCATATTCCCTGGGATATCCCATCCAACGCATCGGCTGTAAAAGCGCATGCAGCACAGTTAGGTTTGCATTTTGATGCGGTTAACTCCAATACCTTCCAGGATCAGCCGTCACAGAAGCTGAGCTATAAATTTGGCTCATTGCACCATGTGGATAAAGCGGTACGCAAACAAGCTGTTGCCCACAACATTGAGGTAATCAAATACGGGGTTGAGCTCGATTCAAAAGCATTATCGGTTTGGCTGTCTGACGGTTCAAACTTCCCTGGTCAATTGAATATGCGCGGTGCATTTGAACGCACATTGGAAAGCTTACAGGAGATTTATGATGCCCTGCCCGATGACTGGAAAGTTTGGGTAGAATACAAGCCTTACGAGCCTAACTTTTATTCAACCACAATAGGCGATTGGGGGCAATCATACCTGTTATCATCAAAACTGGGCCAAAAAGCACAAACATTAGTTGATCTTGGTCATCACTTACAGGGTGTAAACATTGAGCAGATAGTTTCATTACTGCTGATGGAAGGCAAACTGGCCGGTTTCCACTTTAACGATTCAAAATATGGTGATGACGACCTTACTGTAGGCAGCATCAACCCATACCAGCTGTTCCTGATCTTTAACGAACTGGTTGAAGGCATGGATGCCCGCGGTATGACACATGCCACTTCAATAGGATGGATGATCGATGCTTCGCACAATGTAAAAGATCCGATTGAGGACCTATTACAATCAGTAGAAGCCATTAAAATAGCATATGCGCAAGCCCTTTTAGTAGATACCCCTGCACTGGTACAGGCACAACAGGATAACGACGTTGTACAGGCACAGGAAATATTACAACATGCTTACCGTACAGACGTTCGTCCGCTATTGGCCGAAGCTCGCTTAAGGGCAGGCGGTGCGCTGGACCCGCTGGCAGTTTACAGGCAGCAAACTATCAGGCAGCAACTGATAAACGAAAGGGGTGCAAAAGCAGTATCAACCGGATTGTAA
- a CDS encoding gluconokinase produces MQAYILGIDIGTGSTKAVAVSLTGEPLGTVSNHYPINSPGPGYSEQDPLLIWDAFVKCLAGITAKLGAAPQAVSLSSAMHSIIPVDQHGEALLPMMTWADARSENIAQALRATEKGERLYHNCGTAIHAMSPLNKLLWLRDNQSKIFEAAHKFISIKEFIWFRLFGVFEVDYSIASATGLFDIVKKEWNGEALTLTGITASRLSVPVNTTYYRNGIRPKVAASTGINADTPFVIGASDGACANLGSHTTGPDVAALTIGTSGAVRITSPKQVYNYEAMVFNYLLDEQTYVCGGAVNNGGIAVNWLLKNFLQKENITSADYDALFNEIATVPAGSNGLVFLPYLYGERAPLWDTKTSGTFFNIKPAHTRSHFLRAGLEGICFALNDVLKTLEEASGEITQVNISGGFTSSAVWTHILADITGKKLAVLQSEDSSALGAIYLAARVLNPESYDALTRIEQQDFIQPNTKNHELYSKMFPVFKKLYLDLKDSMHLVDGWE; encoded by the coding sequence ATGCAGGCATATATTTTAGGCATTGACATTGGCACCGGCAGTACAAAGGCCGTAGCCGTAAGTTTAACGGGCGAACCACTGGGTACAGTATCCAATCATTACCCCATTAACAGTCCCGGGCCCGGTTACAGCGAACAGGACCCGCTGCTGATCTGGGATGCTTTTGTTAAATGCCTTGCCGGTATTACCGCCAAATTGGGAGCCGCTCCGCAGGCCGTGAGCCTGAGCAGCGCCATGCATAGTATTATTCCGGTTGATCAGCATGGCGAAGCGCTGCTGCCTATGATGACCTGGGCAGATGCGCGGAGCGAGAACATCGCGCAGGCATTGCGTGCAACGGAAAAAGGTGAACGCCTTTATCATAACTGCGGCACCGCTATCCATGCCATGTCGCCCCTGAATAAGTTGCTGTGGCTGCGTGATAATCAAAGTAAGATCTTTGAAGCCGCCCATAAATTCATCTCCATAAAGGAGTTTATCTGGTTCAGGCTTTTTGGTGTATTTGAGGTTGATTATTCCATTGCGTCGGCAACAGGATTGTTTGATATTGTAAAGAAGGAATGGAACGGGGAAGCCCTTACATTAACCGGTATTACAGCTTCAAGATTATCTGTTCCGGTTAATACCACTTATTACCGGAATGGTATCAGGCCCAAAGTAGCTGCATCGACCGGGATAAATGCCGATACTCCCTTTGTTATAGGGGCCAGTGACGGAGCATGTGCCAACCTGGGCAGCCATACTACCGGCCCGGATGTGGCCGCGCTTACCATTGGCACAAGTGGTGCTGTGCGGATCACCAGCCCGAAACAGGTGTATAACTACGAAGCTATGGTTTTTAATTACCTGCTTGATGAGCAAACTTATGTTTGCGGAGGTGCCGTAAATAACGGAGGCATAGCGGTAAACTGGCTGCTTAAAAACTTTTTGCAAAAGGAAAACATTACCTCGGCCGATTATGACGCTTTATTTAATGAGATAGCAACTGTACCTGCCGGCAGCAATGGCCTGGTATTTTTACCCTACCTGTACGGTGAACGTGCCCCGCTCTGGGATACCAAAACCAGTGGCACATTTTTTAATATAAAGCCGGCGCACACCCGCTCGCATTTTTTACGCGCTGGGCTTGAGGGGATCTGCTTTGCACTGAATGACGTGCTTAAAACACTGGAAGAGGCATCGGGTGAGATTACACAAGTTAATATCAGTGGTGGTTTTACCAGCTCGGCAGTATGGACACATATCCTGGCCGATATCACCGGAAAAAAACTCGCAGTGCTTCAGTCAGAAGATTCATCGGCATTAGGCGCTATATATCTTGCAGCGCGGGTATTAAACCCTGAAAGTTATGACGCACTCACCAGGATTGAGCAACAGGACTTTATCCAACCAAATACTAAAAATCATGAATTATACAGCAAAATGTTCCCGGTATTTAAAAAGCTGTATCTCGATTTAAAGGATAGCATGCATTTGGTGGATGGATGGGAGTGA